A genome region from Alkalimarinus coralli includes the following:
- the rpsM gene encoding 30S ribosomal protein S13, which produces MARIAGVNIPDNKHAVISLTYIYGVGRTTANKLCDATGVKTTAKVKDLTEEQLDAIRNELTSMTVEGDLRREVQMNIKRLKDLGCYRGLRHRHSLPVRGQRSKTNARTRKGPRKPIRK; this is translated from the coding sequence ATGGCTCGTATAGCCGGTGTCAATATACCCGACAATAAACACGCTGTTATCTCCCTGACCTATATATATGGTGTTGGTAGAACTACAGCAAACAAGCTTTGCGACGCTACTGGCGTTAAAACGACTGCCAAGGTTAAAGATTTAACCGAAGAGCAGTTGGATGCAATACGTAATGAACTCACCAGCATGACTGTTGAGGGTGATTTGCGTCGTGAAGTACAAATGAACATTAAGCGTTTGAAGGATCTTGGTTGCTACCGTGGTCTGCGTCACCGTCACAGCTTGCCTGTGCGCGGTCAGCGTAGTAAGACCAATGCTAGAACCCGTAAAGGCCCTCGCAAACCGATTCGTAAATAA
- the uvrA gene encoding excinuclease ABC subunit UvrA: MDKILVRGARTHNLKNIDLEIPRDKLIVITGLSGSGKSSLAFDTLYAEGQRRYVESLSTYARQFLSMMEKPDVDHIEGLSPAISIEQKSTSHNPRSTVGTITEIYDYLRLLFARAGEPRCPDHDEPLEAQTISQMVDQVMAQEEDLKLMMLAPVVKNRKGEHHHIFQELRSQGFIRARIDGIVSDLDDTPDLEKNKKHTIEVVIDRFKVREGIEQRLAESFETCIGLTDGIALVAPMEGQGEELIFSARFACPHCGYAISELEPRIFSFNNPAGACPTCDGLGVKQFFDTQKLVKNPELTLAEGAIKGWDRRTVYYYQMLTSLAEHYDVDLDQPFEQLPESFRQTVLYGSGNEKVSFNYVNTRGDIVQRQHPFEGVMPNMERRYRETESQMVRDDLSKLLTHKSCPDCHGSRLKKAARHVFVKDKKLPDITEMPVGQAYEYFSTLTLEGRRGEIAAKILAEIQLRLQFLVNVGLDYLTLDRSADTLSGGEAQRIRLASQIGAGLVGVMYILDEPSIGLHQRDNDRLLKTLTHLRDLGNTVIVVEHDEDAIRLADYVIDIGPGAGVHGGQVIAAGTPAEVMANQNSITGQYLSGGKSIAIPSNRVPYDKKKTLKLSGATGNNLNSADLTIPLGLLTCITGVSGSGKSTLINGTLYPIAATALNKATTLSIQPHKKIEGLEQLDKVIDIDQSPIGRTPRSNPATYTGLFTPIRELYAGTHEARSRGYKPGRFSFNVKGGRCEACQGDGVIKVEMHFLPDVYVPCDSCKGKRYNRETLDIKYKGKSIHEVLELTVEDAREFFDSVPFLAKKLQTLIDVGLSYIRLGQSAVTLSGGEAQRVKLAKELSKRDTGKTLYILDEPTTGLHFYDIQQLLNVLHRLREHGNTIVVIEHNLDVVKTADWIVDLGPEGGTGGGNIIGEGTPEDIARIDASHTGRFLKELLSKPSISN, from the coding sequence ATGGATAAAATTCTTGTTCGCGGAGCTCGCACTCATAACCTTAAGAATATTGATCTCGAAATACCAAGAGATAAGCTTATCGTCATAACAGGGCTGTCAGGCTCAGGAAAATCCTCGCTCGCATTTGACACGCTCTACGCCGAAGGACAACGAAGGTACGTAGAGTCATTATCAACCTATGCCCGCCAGTTTTTGTCGATGATGGAGAAGCCTGATGTTGACCATATAGAGGGGCTCTCCCCGGCAATTTCCATCGAGCAGAAATCTACGTCTCATAACCCCCGTTCGACCGTAGGCACGATAACCGAAATCTACGATTACCTGAGGCTTCTTTTTGCCCGTGCAGGCGAGCCAAGATGTCCGGATCACGACGAGCCACTTGAAGCACAAACCATTAGCCAAATGGTTGACCAAGTCATGGCTCAGGAAGAAGATCTAAAGCTGATGATGCTCGCTCCAGTCGTCAAAAACCGAAAGGGCGAGCACCACCATATCTTCCAGGAGCTTCGCAGCCAAGGTTTCATCAGGGCCCGTATCGATGGAATCGTTTCTGACCTGGACGATACCCCCGATCTGGAAAAGAATAAAAAGCACACCATTGAAGTTGTGATAGACCGATTTAAGGTGCGGGAAGGTATTGAACAGAGACTCGCTGAGTCATTTGAAACCTGTATTGGGCTTACCGACGGTATTGCACTGGTTGCCCCCATGGAGGGACAAGGAGAAGAACTAATATTCTCTGCTCGATTTGCCTGTCCGCACTGTGGTTATGCAATAAGCGAGTTAGAGCCAAGAATTTTTTCTTTCAACAATCCAGCTGGCGCCTGCCCAACTTGCGACGGCTTAGGGGTTAAACAGTTCTTTGACACCCAAAAACTGGTAAAAAACCCAGAACTCACTCTTGCTGAGGGAGCCATTAAAGGCTGGGACAGGCGAACCGTTTACTATTACCAAATGCTAACCAGTCTAGCCGAGCATTACGATGTCGACCTGGATCAACCGTTTGAACAGCTACCTGAATCGTTTCGCCAAACGGTTTTATATGGCAGCGGCAATGAGAAAGTCTCCTTCAATTACGTAAATACCCGCGGCGATATAGTGCAGCGCCAACACCCTTTTGAAGGGGTGATGCCTAATATGGAGAGACGGTATCGCGAAACAGAGTCTCAAATGGTGCGAGATGATTTATCCAAACTACTAACACATAAATCATGCCCGGATTGCCATGGCTCAAGGCTTAAAAAAGCCGCAAGACACGTATTTGTGAAAGATAAAAAGCTACCTGACATTACAGAAATGCCCGTTGGCCAAGCATACGAGTATTTTTCTACATTAACATTGGAAGGTCGCAGAGGTGAAATTGCGGCCAAAATACTGGCAGAAATCCAGCTAAGGCTTCAGTTTCTAGTCAACGTAGGATTAGACTATTTAACATTAGACCGCAGTGCAGACACACTTTCGGGAGGAGAAGCCCAGAGAATTAGACTGGCAAGCCAAATAGGCGCTGGCCTGGTTGGCGTCATGTATATATTGGATGAACCCTCGATCGGATTACATCAACGTGATAATGACCGCCTGCTAAAAACCCTTACTCACCTGCGAGACCTGGGTAATACCGTTATAGTCGTAGAGCATGATGAAGACGCGATACGTCTCGCGGACTATGTAATCGACATAGGGCCAGGTGCTGGCGTGCATGGTGGTCAAGTCATAGCAGCCGGAACCCCTGCTGAGGTGATGGCAAATCAAAACTCCATTACCGGTCAGTACCTATCAGGCGGCAAAAGTATTGCGATTCCAAGCAACCGCGTTCCCTATGACAAAAAGAAAACTCTCAAGCTAAGCGGTGCGACAGGAAACAACTTAAATAGTGCCGACTTGACCATCCCTCTAGGCTTATTGACCTGTATAACAGGGGTATCTGGGTCGGGTAAATCTACGCTGATCAATGGCACACTTTACCCGATAGCCGCGACAGCTCTAAATAAAGCGACAACGCTATCCATACAGCCGCACAAGAAGATCGAAGGGCTCGAACAGCTGGACAAGGTCATCGATATCGACCAAAGCCCAATTGGAAGAACGCCTAGATCAAACCCTGCCACTTACACCGGCCTATTCACACCCATAAGAGAGCTTTATGCAGGCACGCACGAAGCAAGGTCTAGAGGCTATAAGCCAGGTCGTTTCAGCTTCAATGTAAAAGGGGGCCGCTGCGAAGCTTGCCAGGGTGATGGCGTTATCAAGGTTGAAATGCACTTTTTACCTGATGTCTATGTCCCTTGCGATAGCTGCAAGGGCAAACGATATAACCGGGAGACTCTCGACATAAAGTATAAAGGAAAAAGTATACACGAGGTCTTAGAGCTTACCGTAGAAGATGCCAGGGAGTTCTTTGATTCGGTCCCCTTTCTAGCCAAAAAGCTTCAAACTCTCATCGATGTGGGCTTATCATATATCAGGCTAGGACAAAGCGCTGTTACTCTCTCGGGCGGCGAAGCACAACGAGTTAAACTGGCGAAAGAGCTGTCAAAAAGAGATACCGGGAAGACGCTTTATATATTAGACGAACCGACAACGGGCCTTCATTTCTACGATATACAACAACTTCTGAATGTACTGCACAGGCTTCGGGAACACGGCAATACGATTGTGGTCATCGAGCACAACCTGGACGTTGTTAAAACTGCCGACTGGATTGTTGATCTAGGCCCCGAAGGCGGAACAGGGGGAGGAAACATAATTGGAGAGGGAACGCCTGAAGATATTGCGAGAATAGATGCCTCACACACCGGCCGTTTCCTTAAAGAACTACTGTCAAAGCCCTCTATTAGTAATTAG
- the rpsK gene encoding 30S ribosomal protein S11, whose protein sequence is MAKPGTRTRKKVKKTVVDGMAHIHASFNNTIVTITDRQGNALSWATAGGSGFRGSRKSTPFAAQVAAERAGKAAAEYGLKNLDVMVKGPGPGRESAVRALNSCGYKITSIIDVTPIPHNGCRPPKKRRV, encoded by the coding sequence ATGGCTAAGCCAGGTACACGTACCCGTAAGAAGGTGAAAAAGACTGTTGTTGATGGAATGGCGCACATTCACGCCTCATTCAATAACACGATCGTGACCATTACAGACCGTCAAGGCAATGCATTGTCTTGGGCTACCGCAGGTGGTTCAGGTTTCCGTGGTTCACGTAAGAGTACACCTTTTGCTGCGCAGGTAGCAGCTGAAAGAGCCGGTAAAGCGGCTGCTGAATACGGCCTAAAAAACCTAGATGTTATGGTTAAAGGTCCTGGGCCAGGACGTGAGTCCGCTGTTCGGGCACTCAACTCTTGCGGATATAAGATCACTAGTATTATTGATGTGACTCCTATTCCACACAATGGGTGCCGCCCGCCTAAAAAGCGTCGCGTATAA
- the rpmJ gene encoding 50S ribosomal protein L36, translating to MKVRASVKKICRNCKIIRRNGAVRVICTEPRHKQRQG from the coding sequence ATGAAAGTGCGCGCATCGGTAAAGAAAATTTGCCGTAACTGTAAAATAATCCGTCGCAATGGCGCAGTAAGAGTCATTTGCACAGAACCACGTCATAAGCAGCGTCAAGGCTAA
- a CDS encoding MFS transporter yields MNVSEKRSVFSLALLYAMRMLGLFMVLPVFVLLGGELEGSSGVLIGIAIGGYGLTQALFQVPFGMLSDRFGRKKMIVIGLLIFCAGSVIAATSESIYGVIAGRLLQGAGAIASVLMALLSDLTTDESRTKAMAVVGMSIGLSFSVALVAGPLVADFFGLSGIFWLTAIFAIAGIAIVLLIVPTPVTTHSHRDTRAVRGEFFELLRNSDLLRLDVGIFLLHLILTALFIAVPLSLVNDAQLDRQEHWWVYLSVMVTAFFAMVPFIIIGEKKRKIKTVFVGAILQLAIGSIFLALAGSSLISIWFALFVFFMAFNLLEASLPSLVSKQAPAGARGTAMGIYSTSQFLGAFLGGAVGGWVLSEWGGEVIYYASAALAGIWFFIALTMRTPSYSTSLTLKLNALLSESDAENASDELANIKGVEDVVVVIEEKAAYLKVDKAHLDEHALSSFRYALRS; encoded by the coding sequence ATGAACGTCAGCGAAAAACGTTCCGTATTTTCTCTCGCGCTTTTGTATGCGATGCGTATGCTTGGCCTGTTTATGGTTCTGCCTGTGTTTGTTTTGCTTGGTGGTGAACTGGAAGGCTCAAGTGGCGTTCTGATTGGTATTGCTATCGGGGGCTATGGCCTTACGCAAGCGTTATTTCAGGTTCCTTTTGGCATGCTGTCTGATCGGTTCGGCCGAAAAAAAATGATTGTAATCGGGCTGCTGATCTTTTGTGCTGGTAGCGTTATAGCGGCGACATCTGAAAGTATTTACGGGGTGATAGCAGGTCGCTTGTTGCAGGGGGCAGGCGCTATTGCCAGTGTATTGATGGCCCTACTGAGTGACCTTACAACAGATGAAAGTCGAACCAAAGCGATGGCTGTTGTTGGAATGTCTATCGGGCTCTCATTCTCGGTGGCGCTGGTTGCAGGGCCATTAGTTGCTGATTTTTTTGGCCTAAGTGGAATTTTTTGGCTCACCGCCATATTTGCAATAGCGGGGATTGCGATTGTATTGCTGATTGTGCCAACGCCCGTGACAACACACAGCCATAGGGACACAAGAGCTGTGCGAGGTGAGTTTTTTGAGCTTTTGAGAAACTCAGACTTGTTGAGGCTCGATGTAGGAATATTCTTATTGCACCTCATTTTGACAGCTCTCTTTATCGCAGTTCCGTTATCGCTCGTAAATGACGCTCAACTCGACAGGCAGGAGCATTGGTGGGTGTATCTTTCGGTAATGGTGACAGCATTTTTTGCGATGGTTCCGTTTATCATTATTGGCGAGAAAAAAAGGAAAATAAAAACAGTCTTTGTCGGCGCTATTTTGCAGTTGGCAATAGGCTCCATCTTCCTTGCCTTGGCTGGGAGTTCTCTAATCTCAATTTGGTTTGCGTTATTTGTGTTTTTTATGGCCTTTAACTTACTTGAAGCGAGCTTGCCGTCTTTGGTCAGTAAGCAGGCCCCGGCGGGCGCAAGAGGGACGGCTATGGGAATCTACTCCACTAGCCAGTTTTTAGGTGCATTTTTAGGTGGGGCTGTTGGTGGCTGGGTTCTTTCAGAGTGGGGGGGAGAGGTTATCTATTATGCATCTGCGGCGCTTGCAGGGATATGGTTCTTTATAGCATTGACGATGCGAACGCCAAGCTATTCGACAAGTTTGACCCTCAAGCTGAACGCGCTTTTATCGGAGTCTGACGCAGAAAATGCATCGGATGAGCTTGCCAATATTAAAGGGGTAGAGGATGTGGTGGTTGTGATTGAAGAGAAGGCTGCTTACCTTAAAGTGGATAAGGCTCACCTGGATGAGCATGCCCTGAGCTCATTTCGCTATGCGTTGAGGTCTTAA
- a CDS encoding DNA-directed RNA polymerase subunit alpha — protein MQRSVNEFLNPRNIEVQEINPTHAKVILEPLERGFGHTLGSALRRILLSSMPGSAVVEAEIDGVLHEYSAIEGVQEDVIEILLNLKGLAITMHSREEATLTLTKKGEGPVLASDIQLDHDVEIANPDHVICHLGAAGEINMKLKVMLGRGYEPADQRASGDDETRAIGRLQLDSSFSPVLRVAYSVERARVEQRTDLDKLVIDLETNGTIDPEESIRRAATILQQQLSVFVNFDNEKEPEQVEEEEEVDPILLRPVDDLELTVRSANCLKAENIYYIGDLIQRTEVELLKTPNLGKKSLTEIKDVLASRGLSLGMRLENWPPASLKGDDRVLGG, from the coding sequence ATGCAGCGTTCAGTAAATGAATTCTTGAATCCTCGTAACATTGAAGTACAGGAAATTAACCCAACGCACGCTAAGGTTATCTTAGAGCCTTTAGAACGAGGGTTTGGACATACATTAGGTAGTGCTCTGCGTCGTATTTTGCTGTCTTCAATGCCAGGTAGTGCTGTTGTTGAAGCAGAGATTGACGGCGTACTTCATGAATACAGTGCTATTGAAGGTGTTCAGGAAGACGTTATTGAAATCCTTCTAAACCTTAAAGGTTTGGCTATCACTATGCATAGCCGTGAAGAAGCAACATTGACGTTGACCAAAAAGGGCGAAGGCCCAGTGTTGGCAAGTGATATTCAGTTAGATCATGATGTCGAAATCGCTAATCCAGACCATGTGATATGTCACTTGGGAGCGGCTGGCGAAATTAACATGAAGCTGAAAGTGATGCTTGGTCGAGGCTATGAGCCTGCTGATCAGCGCGCTTCTGGTGATGACGAAACGCGAGCAATCGGAAGATTGCAGTTAGACTCTTCTTTCAGTCCAGTTCTTCGCGTAGCTTACTCTGTTGAGAGAGCTCGTGTAGAGCAGCGTACTGATTTGGATAAGTTGGTTATCGATTTGGAAACAAACGGTACGATTGATCCTGAAGAATCAATTCGTCGTGCAGCTACCATCTTGCAACAACAATTGTCGGTGTTCGTTAACTTTGATAACGAGAAGGAGCCTGAGCAAGTTGAGGAAGAGGAAGAAGTTGATCCAATACTTCTTCGTCCAGTTGACGATCTTGAGCTGACTGTTCGTTCTGCTAACTGCTTGAAGGCCGAGAACATATACTACATTGGTGACCTGATTCAGCGTACTGAGGTAGAACTTCTTAAAACACCTAATTTAGGTAAGAAGTCACTTACAGAGATTAAAGATGTTTTGGCATCTCGTGGTCTCTCTCTGGGTATGCGTCTCGAGAACTGGCCTCCAGCCAGTTTGAAGGGTGATGACAGGGTACTGGGTGGCTAA
- the rpsD gene encoding 30S ribosomal protein S4: protein MARYIGPKCKLSRREGTDLFLKSGARALDSKCNVETPPGQHGARRARLSEYGLQLREKQKVRRTYGVLEKQFRGYYKEAARRKGAAGENLLQILERRLDNVVYRMGFGSTRAEARQLVSHKSILVNDKVVNIASYQVAAGDVVSVREKAKNQLRIKNAVELAANRAPVEWVEVDSSKLVGTFKSAPERSDLSAEINENLIVELYSK, encoded by the coding sequence ATGGCACGTTATATTGGTCCAAAATGTAAACTGTCTCGTCGTGAAGGGACAGATTTATTTTTGAAGAGTGGCGCTCGTGCGCTTGATTCAAAATGTAATGTTGAAACCCCTCCAGGACAACACGGCGCGCGCAGAGCACGTTTGTCGGAATACGGTTTACAGTTAAGAGAAAAACAGAAAGTTCGTCGTACATATGGCGTTCTGGAAAAACAGTTTCGTGGTTACTATAAAGAAGCTGCTCGCCGTAAAGGTGCAGCGGGTGAAAACCTTCTTCAAATCTTGGAGCGGCGTCTTGATAACGTAGTGTACCGTATGGGATTCGGTTCAACTCGTGCTGAAGCGCGTCAGTTGGTATCTCATAAGAGTATTCTTGTAAATGATAAGGTGGTTAACATTGCCTCTTATCAAGTAGCTGCAGGTGACGTTGTAAGTGTGCGTGAAAAAGCGAAAAACCAGCTGCGTATAAAGAATGCAGTTGAGTTGGCAGCAAACCGTGCACCGGTTGAGTGGGTAGAAGTTGATTCGAGCAAATTGGTCGGTACGTTCAAGTCCGCGCCAGAGCGTTCGGACTTGTCCGCTGAAATCAACGAAAACTTGATCGTGGAACTTTACTCCAAGTAA
- the rplQ gene encoding 50S ribosomal protein L17, translated as MRHRKSGRKFNRNSSHRKAMFRNMTSSLVEHELIKTTLPKAKELRTVAEPLITLAKKDTVANRRLAFARLRSNEAVAKLFNELGPRYESRPGGYIRILKCGLRAGDSAPMAYVELVDRPVEVESDDEE; from the coding sequence ATGCGTCATCGTAAAAGTGGTCGTAAATTTAATCGCAATAGCTCACATCGAAAAGCCATGTTCCGTAACATGACTTCATCGTTAGTAGAGCATGAGCTGATCAAAACAACTTTGCCTAAGGCAAAAGAGTTACGCACAGTAGCAGAGCCTTTAATTACATTGGCTAAAAAAGATACAGTAGCTAATCGTCGTTTGGCCTTTGCAAGACTGCGTAGCAACGAAGCCGTTGCTAAGTTGTTCAACGAGTTAGGTCCTCGCTACGAGAGCCGTCCTGGTGGATACATTCGTATCCTCAAGTGTGGCTTGCGTGCTGGAGATAGCGCACCTATGGCTTATGTCGAGCTTGTAGATCGCCCAGTCGAAGTAGAGAGTGACGACGAAGAATAA